The region GCAGGCGGGCGCTCCGGCGTCGGCACAGACCGCGCGCATCTGCGGGTCGCGCAGGCCGGTCACGTCGTTGATCAGGTGCGCCCCGGCGGCCAGGGCGGCGGCGGCCACCTCGGGTTTCATGGTGTCCACGCTGAGCACGGTCCCCGCGTCCGCCAGGGCGCGGATGACGGGCAGCACCCGGTCCATTTCCTCGTGGGCGGGCACGGGCGCCGCGCCGGGGCGGGTGCTCTCGCCGCCGATATCCACGAACAGCACGCCCGCGTCCCGCATGGCGCGCGCCGAGGCCACAGCGGCGTCCAGAGCGGCGTGCCGCCCGCCGTCACTGAAGCTGTCCGGCGTGACGTTCAGGATGCCCATCACGGCCGTGCCCGCCCAGTTCAGCGTCCAGCCGTCCGCATGTCGCTCCGCGCCGGGCACCGGGCGGCGGAAGGTCAGCGCTTGCCTCAAGCGTCGTCCCGGCCCTTCTCGCGCAAGCCGAAGCTGACCATCACGCGGTGCCGGTCCGGGAAGGCGTCCACGTGGGCGGGCATCTTGCGGCCCGAACGGAACGGGATGAAGCTGTCCGCAGCAATGGGCAGCCGGGTATCCAGCGCCACCGCCGCCGGGTGGCCGTCAGGGATGGGCGTGCCCACACGCAGGCTGTACTTCACGCCGGGCGCGGCGCTGCTCACGCGGACGGTCAGGGCCTTGCCGCCGCCCTCCTCGTCGTCGTCGCCCTGGCGGGTCACGGCACACACGGCGTACAGCACGGGCGCGGTCGTGTGCTCGGCCAGGGTGTACAGCGCGGTGCTGGCACTCACGTCCGCGCGGCGGGCCAGTTCCCCCAGCGCCCGCCCGGTCGGCCCGAAGCGCGACAGCATCTCCTCGATCAGCGCGTGGGGCATCAGCAGCGCGGCTGCACCGACGTTGCACAGCGTCTCGATGACCTGTTCCAGCCGGTCGCCCTCGAACTCGTCGTGCAGGTCGCTCAGGAGGTCGTCGTCGCCCAGCATCAGCGCGTGGCTGATCTCGTGCGCCAGCGTGAACCTCTGCCGTTCGGGGCGGACCTTACTGTTGATCAGGATGACCCGGTGCTCGGGGTCGTACGCGCCGTCCCGGTCACCCATCGGCATGAAGGTCAGCTGCACGCCGTCCAGGCCGAACATCAGGCTGTGGGTGTCCAGGCCGGGCAGCGCCGCGCCGTACGTGGACGCCAGCTGGCGCATGCGGGCCTTCGCGGCGCTCAGGACGTCCGGCAGGGTGGATGGCGCGTCGCTCACGGAGTGCAGCTTACCGTGAACGCGGGCGGGGCCGCGCGCCCGGCCACCTGCGACCGGTTCACGCGACCCCGCCTGGGGCGTGTGCCCTGCCCTCAGCCCTGCGCCTTGAGCGTCTGGACCAGCGCGACGTACTCCGCCTGCGCCTCGTCCTGGGTCCTGCCTTTCAGGGCTTCCCAGGCGTCGTACTTGGCGCCGCCCACGAAATCGAAGCCGCCGGGGCGTTTGCCGCTGACGTCACCGGCGCTGCCCTGCTTGTACAGCGCGTACAGCTTCAGGAGGGTGTCGTTGCCGGGTTTGCGGCTGAGTGTCTGCACGTCCTGCTGGGCCTGCTCGAAGGGAGTGGTCATGCCACGAATTGTACCCGGTCCAGAAAGCACCTGAGGTCGGGCGACAACAAGGCGCGTCCCCGACGCTGGAGGCGTCGGGGACGGGGAGAGCAGAATTGCAGTCAGCCCACGGGGGGCTGGTGTGGGAAGAGATGAGGAACCTGTAGAAAGGAGGTGATCCAACCGCACCTTCCGGTACAGTTACCTTGTTACGACTTCACCCCAGTCATGAACCACAGCCTAGACGCCTGCCGTGAGGCTCCCGGCGGTTTCAGCTGCAATTTACTCCCATGGTGTGACGGGCGGTGTGTACAAGGCCCGGGAACGTATTCACCGCAGTATGCTGACCTGCGATTACTAGCGATTCCAACTTCACGGAGTCGAGTTGCAGACTCCGATCTGAACTGGGGATGGGTTTCAGCGATTCGCTCACTTTCGCAAGTTGGCTGCGCGTTGTCCCATCCATTGTAGCACGTGTGTAGCCCAGGTCGTAAGGACCATGCTGACTAGACGTCATCCCCGCCTTCCTCCTACTTTCATAGGCAGTCCCTCTAGAGTGCCCAACTCAATGCTGGCAACTAAAGGTAAGGGTTGCGCTCGTTGCGGGACTTAACCCAACATCTCACGACACGAGCTGACGACAGCCATGCAGCACCTGTGTCATGGCTCCCCGAAGGGCACCTCCTGATCTCTCAGGAGTTCCATGCATGTCAAGACCTGGTAAGGTTCTTCGCGTTGCTTCGAATTAAACCACATGCTCCACCGCTTGTGCGGGCCCCCGTCAATTCCTTTGAGTTTCAACCTTGCGGCCGTACTTCCCAGGCGGTACGTTTATCGCGTTAGCTTCGCCAACCACAGCATCCTGCGGTTAGCCAACGTACATCGTTTAGGGTGTGGACTACCCGGGTATCTAATCCGGTTCGCTCCCCACACTTTCGCGCCTCAGCGTCACCTTCTGTCCAAGAACCTGCCTTCGCCATTGGTGTTCCTCCTGGTATCTACGCATTCCACCGCTACACCAGGAATTCCAGTTCTCTCTCCAGAGGTCAAGACACCCAGTATCCAGTCCATCCCTGCGGTTGAGCCGCAGTCTTTAAAACCAGACTTAAGTGTCCGCCTACACGCCCTTTACGCCCAGTGATTCCGGGTAACGCTTGCACCCTCCGTATTACCGCGGCTGCTGGCACGGAGTTAGCCGGTGCTATTACTCAGGTACCGTCATCCCACATAAAGTGTCTTTCGTCCCTGATTCAGAGGTTTACGATCCGAAGACCTTCATCCCTCACGCGGCGTCGCTCCATCAGGCTTTCGCCCATTGTGGAAGATTCCTAACTGCTGCCTCCCGTAGGAGTGGGACCCGTGTCTCAGTGCCCCTGTGGCCGGCCACCCTCTCAGGCCGGCGATCCGTCGTCGCCTTGGTGGGCCTTTACCCCACCAACTAGCTGATGGAACGCAACCCCATCCCAAAGCAATAAATCTTTACTGGCAGAACAGGATCTGACAGCACATCACGTATTAGCGATTCTTTCGAATCGTTATCCGCGACTTTGGGGTAGGTCAGTTACGCGTTACTCACCCGTGCGCCACTGGCTCCGAAGAGCCCGTTCGACTTGCATGTCTTAAGCACGCCGCCAGCGTTCACCCTGAGCCAGGATCAAACTCTCCAAAAAATGGTTCAGTACCGCACCGCAAGCGGTGCGCTATTGATAAGTGTTGACCCAAGCTTGCGCTTGGCTGTACCCATTGGGTACCGTTTGCGACTTCATCCCGAAGGACTCCGTCCGTTTCGTGAGTCTGGAGCACACCGGGGGGCGTGCCGCTCACCCGACCCTGTCGGATCGGCCTGTTCACTCATCTCTTCGCCTGTCATGCTTCCCGCCTCGCTTGAGGCTCAGAAAAGATACAGGCCCTACCTGAATCTGTCAACACCCCATCCCAGAGACTGACTTGAGAGTCTGGGAAACGCGACAGGAAAGTGGGGTGTCGGGAGTGGGAAGTGGGGGGCCCCGACGTCCAGACCACGCCACTGGGACGCCGGACCGGCGAGGGCACCACCTCCACCTCTCCCCTGCCCCGCCTGCTCAATGAGCGGGGCGAAGGCAGACGGCCGAGCCCACTCCCCACTCCCTACTTCCCACAACCCCCATACTGGGTCATGTTCACGATTGAATCGGCTGAGCTGCTGGTGGTGCGCCTTCCTCTGAAGTTCCGGTTCGAGACGAGTTTCGGGGTGCAGACGGAGAAGGTCGTGCCGCTGCTGGTGCTGCATGGTGGTGGGGTGCAGGGCGTGTCGGAGGGCACGATGGAGTTCGCGCCGATGTACCGCGAGGAGACGATCGCGGGGGCGTTGGGGTTGCTGCGGTCCGTGTTCCTGCCGCGCGTGCTGGGGAAGTCGTTTGCGAATCCGGAGGCGCTGCACGACGCGCTGGGGTCGTTCCGGGGGAACCGGATGGCTCGGGCGATGGTGGAGATGGCCGCGTGGGACCTGTGGGCGCGGCAGCTGGGCGTGCCGCTGGGGCAGCTGCTGGGCGGCCGCAGGAACGCGGTGGAGGTCGGCGTGAGCCTGGGCATCCAGCCGGACGAGACGGCGACGGTGGACGTGGTGCGCCGTCACGTCGAGCAGGGGTACCGGCGGATCAAGTTGAAGATCAAGCCCGGCTGGGACGTGCAGCCGGTGCGGGCGGTGCGGGAGGCGTTCCCGGACATCCGCCTGACGGTGGACGCGAACAGCGCGTACACGCTGGCGGACACGGGACGGCTGCGGGCGCTGGACGCGTTCGGGCTGACGTACATTGAGCAACCGCTGGCGTGGGATGACCTCGTGGATCATGCCGAGTTGCAGCGCCGCCTGAGCACGCCGCTGTGCCTGGACGAGAGCGTGGCGAGCGCGCAGGACGCCCGCAAGGGGCTGGCGCTGGGGTCGGGGGGCGTGGTGAACGTGAAGGTGACCCGCGTGGGCGGTCATGCGGAGGCGCGGCGGGTGCATGACGTGGCGCAGGCGTTCGGGGCGCCCGTGTGGTGCGGCGGGATGCTCGAAAGCGGGATCGGGCGGGCGCACAACATTCACCTGTCGACCCTGCCGAACTTCACGCTGCCGGGCGACACGAGCAGCGCGAGCCGCTACTGGGAGAAGGACGTGATCCTGGAGGGGCTGGAGGCGACGGATGGCCTGATGCCGGTGCCGGTGGGGCCGGGCACGGGCGTGACGCTGGACCGGGAGTTCGTGTCGCGCGTGGCGGAGGTGCAGGAGGAGTTCCGCGCGTGATCCGCGTGCCACTGGAGGGGCGGGCGCTCCCGGGGTGGAGTCCGCCGGGGTTCGTGATCCGCGAGGTGGTGGACCCGTGGGCGTTCCGGGCGCTGGAGGGCGTGCAGGTGGCCGCGTGGGGCTACGCCGACCGTGAGGTGACGCCTGGCACGCTGTTCCGGATCAGCGGCGTGACGGGCGGGATCGTGCTGGGCGCGTACCCGCTGGATCAGCCGGAGCGGCCGGTGGGGCTGGCGTTCGGCTTCCCGGCGCTGCGGGATGGCGCGGTGTGGCATCACTCGCACCTGCTGGCCGTTGATCCGGCCTGCCGGGGCTCGGGGCTGGCGGTGGCGCTGAAGGACGTGCAGCGGCGGCTGGCACTGGCGCAGGGCCTAACCCGCATGACGTGGACCTTCGATCCGCTGGTGACGAGGAATGCCCGCCTGAACCTGGGGAAGCTGGGGGCCACCGCGCGGACGTACCTGCCGGACTGGTACGCGCTGGAGGAGGACCGTGCCGGGGCGTTTCCGGCGGACCGCCTGCTGATCGAGTGGGATCTGGCGCGCGGCCCAGTGGAACGTCCGGCCCCGCGACCGGAGGGACTGCGGGTCCTGGAGGCGTTGGGCGACGGGCCGGGCGTGCCTCTGCCCCTGGAGGGCGAGGTCCTGATCGCCCCGACGTTGCTGGCCGAGGTGCCGCTGCGCGTGGACGCTCTGCCGGAGCCGGTGCGGCGGGCGTGGCGGCTGGCA is a window of Deinococcus grandis DNA encoding:
- the folP gene encoding dihydropteroate synthase, whose amino-acid sequence is MRQALTFRRPVPGAERHADGWTLNWAGTAVMGILNVTPDSFSDGGRHAALDAAVASARAMRDAGVLFVDIGGESTRPGAAPVPAHEEMDRVLPVIRALADAGTVLSVDTMKPEVAAAALAAGAHLINDVTGLRDPQMRAVCADAGAPACVMHMQGEPRTMQRDPHYADVVQEVHDYLHVQAREALAAGVPDVILDPGIGFGKTLEHNLALLRALPDLTGGPHPVLIGASRKRLIDFIADVPVAADRDPGSLALHLHAARGGAAIVRAHAAAAHVQALRVQTALNAG
- a CDS encoding ImmA/IrrE family metallo-endopeptidase — its product is MRQLASTYGAALPGLDTHSLMFGLDGVQLTFMPMGDRDGAYDPEHRVILINSKVRPERQRFTLAHEISHALMLGDDDLLSDLHDEFEGDRLEQVIETLCNVGAAALLMPHALIEEMLSRFGPTGRALGELARRADVSASTALYTLAEHTTAPVLYAVCAVTRQGDDDEEGGGKALTVRVSSAAPGVKYSLRVGTPIPDGHPAAVALDTRLPIAADSFIPFRSGRKMPAHVDAFPDRHRVMVSFGLREKGRDDA
- a CDS encoding acyl-CoA-binding protein, giving the protein MTTPFEQAQQDVQTLSRKPGNDTLLKLYALYKQGSAGDVSGKRPGGFDFVGGAKYDAWEALKGRTQDEAQAEYVALVQTLKAQG
- the menC gene encoding o-succinylbenzoate synthase — its product is MFTIESAELLVVRLPLKFRFETSFGVQTEKVVPLLVLHGGGVQGVSEGTMEFAPMYREETIAGALGLLRSVFLPRVLGKSFANPEALHDALGSFRGNRMARAMVEMAAWDLWARQLGVPLGQLLGGRRNAVEVGVSLGIQPDETATVDVVRRHVEQGYRRIKLKIKPGWDVQPVRAVREAFPDIRLTVDANSAYTLADTGRLRALDAFGLTYIEQPLAWDDLVDHAELQRRLSTPLCLDESVASAQDARKGLALGSGGVVNVKVTRVGGHAEARRVHDVAQAFGAPVWCGGMLESGIGRAHNIHLSTLPNFTLPGDTSSASRYWEKDVILEGLEATDGLMPVPVGPGTGVTLDREFVSRVAEVQEEFRA
- a CDS encoding acyl-CoA acyltransferase; translated protein: MPLEGRALPGWSPPGFVIREVVDPWAFRALEGVQVAAWGYADREVTPGTLFRISGVTGGIVLGAYPLDQPERPVGLAFGFPALRDGAVWHHSHLLAVDPACRGSGLAVALKDVQRRLALAQGLTRMTWTFDPLVTRNARLNLGKLGATARTYLPDWYALEEDRAGAFPADRLLIEWDLARGPVERPAPRPEGLRVLEALGDGPGVPLPLEGEVLIAPTLLAEVPLRVDALPEPVRRAWRLALRDVLGGALARGFAVVDLAREDERAFYVLRREG